A genomic stretch from Corynebacterium faecale includes:
- a CDS encoding error-prone DNA polymerase, translating to MEWETGAGSLNGRPLSWSAVEKILSGKVVDTPRPVQHQPETEGKPVRAGEPARAGDVAGAPARAPAGASVGAGLSAPTPFAELHAASSYSFLRGASDPEAMVARAHELGVSALALLDRDGFYGAVRFSEAAATAGLSTVFGAELSLGEGVLTVLCRGLEGYRRLSHLIASAKMVTGAKGEVHYPPLPLIAQQAGGHWVVVADISWRKQIDQLIDYFGEGNVVLEFTSRMLPEDADDHDILRSIQLRTGLRGIISTTPTAATRDQARLAGAKHALALRNSLSEAASELHPMGGTWLRSGEALLRAHPSCADLLSTTVDVARECAFPLNLVAPDLPRWDTPDGHTEMTWLTESVQSRFDRRYRSRSPQIREQAQKQIEHELDVIQKLGFPGYFLIVDDLVQFCHTADILCQGRGSAANSVVCFVLGITNAEPISAGLLFERFLSPDRDGPPDIDIDIESGRREEVIQYVYTKYGRDNAAQVANVITYRTKGAMRDAARALGYPQGAADAWAKGTSEPPDDVVELAGQLTGHPRHLGIHSGGMVICDRPIADVVPTEWARMQGRSVVQWDKDDCAAAGLVKFDLLGLGMLEALHHMMDLVKEHRGTTINLWELDLTEPEVYDMLCRADAVGVFQVESRAQMSTLPRLKPRTFFDLVVEVALIRPGPIQGGSVHPYLRRRNGEEAITYDHPVLEKSLGKTLGIPLFQEQLMQVAVDAAGFTGGEADALRRAMGSKRSPARMAALKARFHQGLKNTQGITGDTADKLWNKIVAFAAYGFPESHSQSFASLVYFSAWFKYHYPAEFCVGLLRAQPMGFYSPQSLIADARRHGVEILPITVNDSGVEADAPDGKIRLGLNLIKGLGDDAATRIEQHAPYTSIQDLSRRADLSVAHVETLARAGALDCLGINRREALWQAGIAATERPGMLPGLSAIDAPALPGMNAFDLMVTSIAATGVTHDQQPMAMLRTHLDSRGITPADQLLHGVSDGTRVRIAGVVTHRQRPQTASGVTFLGLEDETGLMNVMISPGLWNRQRVLARTARTLIIRGIVQNANGAVNVVADRLEPLPVGEWLSRGARDFK from the coding sequence ATGGAATGGGAGACCGGGGCGGGGAGTCTTAATGGAAGGCCCTTGTCCTGGTCTGCGGTGGAGAAGATCCTCTCCGGGAAGGTTGTGGACACCCCACGTCCGGTACAGCACCAGCCGGAGACTGAGGGGAAGCCGGTGCGTGCAGGCGAGCCGGCGCGTGCGGGGGATGTGGCTGGCGCACCGGCTCGCGCACCAGCTGGTGCGTCTGTTGGCGCGGGGCTGTCGGCGCCCACCCCTTTCGCCGAGCTTCACGCTGCGAGTAGTTACAGCTTTCTGCGGGGCGCATCTGATCCTGAGGCGATGGTTGCCCGCGCCCATGAACTGGGAGTATCGGCCCTTGCGCTGCTGGACCGGGATGGTTTCTACGGTGCTGTCCGCTTCTCTGAGGCTGCGGCAACCGCTGGTCTGTCCACCGTATTCGGCGCTGAACTTTCCCTCGGTGAAGGGGTTCTCACGGTGTTGTGCAGGGGGTTGGAAGGATACCGGCGCCTCAGTCATCTCATCGCCTCCGCTAAAATGGTCACCGGGGCAAAGGGGGAGGTCCATTATCCGCCTCTGCCACTCATTGCCCAGCAGGCGGGTGGCCATTGGGTGGTGGTGGCTGATATCTCCTGGCGCAAACAGATCGATCAACTGATCGATTACTTCGGGGAGGGAAATGTGGTGCTGGAATTCACCTCCCGGATGCTGCCCGAAGACGCCGATGATCATGACATTTTGAGAAGTATCCAATTGAGAACAGGCCTGCGCGGCATTATCAGCACGACACCCACAGCAGCCACCCGGGATCAGGCACGGCTCGCAGGTGCCAAGCACGCCCTGGCACTGCGCAACTCCCTCTCCGAGGCTGCAAGTGAACTCCACCCCATGGGTGGAACGTGGCTGCGCAGCGGTGAGGCACTACTGCGCGCCCACCCGTCCTGTGCGGATCTGCTGTCCACCACCGTGGACGTGGCCCGGGAGTGTGCCTTCCCTCTTAACCTGGTGGCACCTGATCTGCCCCGGTGGGATACTCCAGATGGTCACACTGAGATGACCTGGCTGACCGAGTCGGTCCAGTCCCGCTTTGACCGCCGTTATCGTTCACGCTCCCCGCAGATCCGGGAACAGGCGCAGAAACAGATCGAGCATGAGCTCGATGTGATCCAAAAGCTGGGGTTTCCGGGCTATTTTCTCATCGTGGATGACCTGGTGCAGTTTTGCCACACCGCTGACATCCTCTGCCAGGGCCGGGGCTCGGCTGCCAACTCTGTGGTGTGTTTTGTCCTCGGCATCACCAATGCGGAACCCATCTCTGCGGGCCTGCTCTTTGAACGGTTTCTTTCACCTGACCGCGATGGCCCACCCGATATTGATATTGACATTGAATCCGGTCGCCGCGAGGAGGTGATCCAGTATGTCTACACCAAATACGGTCGCGATAATGCCGCGCAGGTGGCCAATGTGATCACCTACCGCACCAAGGGGGCAATGCGGGATGCCGCCCGCGCCCTCGGTTACCCGCAGGGTGCCGCCGACGCCTGGGCCAAGGGCACATCCGAGCCCCCGGACGATGTGGTTGAGCTGGCCGGGCAACTCACAGGCCATCCCCGGCACCTGGGCATCCACTCCGGTGGCATGGTCATCTGTGATCGACCCATCGCCGATGTGGTGCCCACCGAATGGGCCCGTATGCAGGGCCGTTCCGTGGTGCAGTGGGACAAGGATGATTGCGCGGCGGCTGGCCTCGTGAAATTCGACCTGCTTGGCCTGGGCATGCTGGAGGCACTGCATCACATGATGGATCTGGTGAAAGAACACCGCGGCACCACCATCAACCTCTGGGAGCTGGATCTCACTGAACCTGAGGTCTATGACATGCTCTGCCGCGCCGATGCCGTGGGGGTGTTCCAGGTGGAATCCCGCGCCCAGATGTCCACCCTGCCACGCCTGAAACCCCGCACCTTCTTTGACCTGGTGGTGGAGGTGGCACTCATCCGCCCCGGCCCCATCCAGGGCGGCTCCGTGCACCCCTACCTGCGCCGACGCAATGGTGAGGAGGCGATCACCTATGATCATCCGGTGCTGGAGAAATCCCTCGGAAAAACACTGGGCATTCCGCTGTTCCAGGAACAGCTCATGCAGGTTGCCGTGGATGCCGCCGGGTTCACCGGCGGGGAGGCCGATGCTTTACGACGCGCCATGGGCTCCAAACGTTCCCCCGCCCGCATGGCGGCCTTAAAGGCGCGTTTCCACCAGGGGTTGAAAAACACCCAGGGCATCACCGGGGATACCGCCGATAAGCTGTGGAATAAGATCGTGGCCTTCGCCGCCTATGGCTTCCCGGAATCCCACTCCCAGTCCTTTGCCTCCCTGGTGTATTTCTCCGCGTGGTTCAAGTACCACTATCCGGCGGAGTTCTGTGTAGGTCTGCTGCGAGCACAGCCGATGGGGTTCTACTCCCCGCAGTCATTGATCGCCGATGCCCGGCGCCACGGCGTGGAGATCCTCCCCATCACCGTCAATGACTCCGGCGTGGAGGCTGATGCACCGGATGGGAAGATCCGTCTCGGGCTCAACCTGATCAAAGGGCTGGGCGATGACGCCGCCACCCGCATTGAGCAGCATGCCCCGTATACCTCGATCCAGGATCTCTCGCGCCGGGCTGATCTCAGCGTTGCCCACGTGGAGACCCTGGCCCGTGCCGGTGCCCTGGACTGTCTGGGGATCAACCGACGCGAGGCACTCTGGCAGGCCGGCATTGCCGCCACCGAACGCCCCGGCATGCTGCCTGGTCTCTCGGCCATCGACGCCCCGGCACTGCCCGGCATGAATGCCTTCGACCTGATGGTCACCAGCATCGCAGCCACTGGTGTCACCCATGATCAACAACCCATGGCGATGTTGCGCACCCATCTGGATTCACGTGGCATCACCCCGGCAGATCAGCTGCTCCACGGGGTTTCCGATGGCACCCGGGTCCGGATCGCCGGGGTGGTCACCCACCGTCA